The nucleotide sequence CGGCCTTGAAGTACTCCACCACCTGGGCGACCGCCTCGTCCACGCCGAAGAGATCGTCGCCGAAGAACCGGTACCGTTCCACCCCGGTCTGTTCGTCGACCTCCGAGCCGCGCTCGCGGATCATGTCCCATAGCCGCTCGTGGGCGCGACGGGCAAGACGGGGATTCTCGATGACCATGGGCAGGTAGTCGCGGAAGGTCCCGCTCCACGCTTCCTCGGCATGGGACCGACGGTACTCGTCGATCAACTCGAAGACATCGTCCATGCCTGGTGCACCTCCGTTCCCCGGCCGCCCCCGCAGGGCGGCGGGGAGAGCGGTTGTGCTTCAGTATTATAGGGCTCCGGGCGGTCTAAGGAGCCCCAGAATCAGCATAATTCGGCAAAGCTGACGCTGAACATAATGGAAAGCAGGGAAAAAAGAGGGATCGTTGACGAGAATCCTGGCGCGATGACCGGGTGCCGAAGCCGGGTGCCTAGAGCGCTGCGAGAAGCAGGGAGAGGAGCCCCAGACCCGCGAAGAGGACGGCCAGCGGCCACCAGCTCGGCCCGGCGCCACCGCCGCGGATCACGCGCAAAGCCCGCTTCCGGATGGCTTCGCTCCGCTGCCGGCGCCAGCGCTCGCGCCGGTAAGCGTTCAGGTCGCGCACCTTGCCCAAGGGGTGGCACCTCCGCGAGAACCGTTCCCGATCAGTGTACACCCGCAACCCCGGGCGCGGACCCCCCTCGGCCGGAGGGGCGGCGGCCTCCGCTGCCGTTCTGTGGGGCCGCCTTCGCTTTCCACGCCTAAATCCGGCAGCGGTGGGCTTCGATGGTATCAGAGGAACGGTCTCGGCTCCACGGGCGAACCGCCCGGGAGATCGCCCCGCCGCTCCAGCCGCATCCGAAGCCGAAGAGCGAGCCCGAATCGAGGGGATCTGCCATGCTTCATCGTCTTCTCCGCGTCAGCCTGGCTGGAAAGATCCTGGGCGCCACCGCCGCCATGGCGGTGATCGTGCTGGCCAGCTCCGGGCTCGGGCTCTGGACCACCCGCCAGCTGGCGGCCGCCCGGCCGGGCGGTCCCTGGGAGCTGCTGGGCGACCTCTGGCTGGCGGCGGCGCTCCTGGTCTGCCTGGTCGGCTTCGCCGGCGCCTGGCTGATCGTCCGCGAGGTGGTCGACCCCGTCCGCCGGGTGGCCCAGGCGGCCGCCCTGCTGGGAGAGCAGGGGCGCCTGGATGTGCGTGTCACCGGCCCCCGCGCCGGGAGCGCCGAGCTGGCCGGACTGGCGGGCAGTTTCAATGCCATGGCCGACCGTCTCGCCGAGGCGGTGGCCGCCCTGGCCAAGACCGCTTCGCAGCTGGGAGGGGATGCCCGCCGGCTGGCGGAGCGAGGCCGGTCGATCGCCGAGCTCCTCCAGAAGGGCCTGGCGGGGTTCGAGGCGGTCGACCGAGGCTCGGAGGCGCAGAGGCTGGCGGGCGAACAGATGAGCCACGCCCTGGCCGAGCTCCGGCAGGCCATCGAGCAGGTGGCCGGTGGCGCCGCGGACCAGGCCCGCGGGACCCAGGAACTCCACGTGCTGCTCAACCGCATGGCCGCCCGCGTCAGCGAGATCCGCCACGCCGCCGACGAGCTGGACCGCGCCTACGGCCGGATCGCGAGCGATGCGGCGCGCGGGCGGAGCGACCTGGAGTCGAGCCATGCCGGTATGGAGACGCTGCGGGCGGCCGTCCTGGCCACCGCCGAGCGGGTGGAAGCGCTGGGCAACGCCTCGCAGGAGATCGGGCGGATCGTGGAGAGCATCACCGAGATCGCCGACCAGACCAACCTGCTGGCGCTCAACGCCGCCATCGAGGCCGCCCGGGCGGGCGAGCACGGCCGCGGCTTCGCCGTGGTCGCCTCGGAGATCCGCCACCTGGCGGAACGGAGTGGCGAGGCCAGCCGCGACATCGCCCGGCGCGTCGAGGCGCTGCGGAGCGAGACCGACGCCGTGGTGGCGGCCATGCGCGCCAGCAGCGAGCAGGTGAACAGCGGCTCGACGGAGATCGAGCGGACGCTGGAGACGCTGGCGGGCATCTTCGAACAGGTGCAGCGGGTGAAGGAGCCGATCGGCGCCATCGCCGGCTCGGCCCAGGGCGCCGACGACGACGCCCAGCAGGCGGTCCGGGCGATGGAGGGCGTGGCCGGCGTGGCCGAGGAGAACGCGGCCGCGGCCGAGCAGATGGCCGCCTCCAGCCGGCAGGTGCAGGAAGCGGTGGAGCAGACCGGCCGGCTGGTCGACGAGACGGTGGAGCGGGTGGCCGCGCTCCGCGACCTGCTCACCCGCGCGGGCGAGGCTGTGGAGGAGACGGAGGGGATGACGGCGCGGATGGAACAGCTGGCGAGCCGGCTGACGGGTGTCGTGGGGCGCTACCGCTGGGCGGGCAGGGAGGGGGAGGCCGCATGAGCCAGCCGGAGACGGAGGCGGGCCGGGCTGCGGAGGGCCGGCAGGTCGTGGTGCTCGAGCTGGACGGGCAGGCGTACGGGGCCGACATCGGCAGCGTCCGCGAGGTGCTCGCCTTCCAGCCCGTCACCCGGGTGCCGCAGGCGCCCTCCTTCGTGCTGGGCGTCATCAACTTGCGGGGACGGATCATCCCGGTGATCGACCTCCGGCGTCGCCTCGGGCTGGCCGCCGCCGAGCCGGGCCCCCTCTCCCGGATCGTGGTGGTGGAGGACGGCGACGAGTTGATCGGGATGCTGGTGGACGGCGTGAGCGAGGTGCTCCAGGTCCCCGCGGACCGGATCGATCCGCCGGGCGAGCTGGTGCGCGGGGAGGACGCCTCCTTCCTCCGCGGCGTGGCGCGCCTGGAGGACCGGTTGATCATCTTCCTGGCGCTGGAGAGGGTGCTGGACGCGCACCAGCGCTCCGCCGCCGTGAGCGCCGCCCGGCCGGGGGCCTAGGCGATGGGCGTCCGCGGCCTCCAGCTGCCGGGGCTGAGCGAGGAGGAGAGCCGCCTCTTCCTCGAGGAGGCGGAGGAGCTTCTCGAAGCCCTGGAGGAGGGGCTGGTCGGCCTCGCGGGGGGGACCCCCTCTCCCGAGCAGGTGCAGTCTCTCTTCCGGGCGGCGCACACGTTGAAGGGGAACGCGGGTGCCGCCGGGCTGGACGGGGTGGCCGGCCGGGCCCATGCGCTGGAGAGCCGCCTGGAACCGCTCCGGCACGGGGCGGCGGCCCCCGGCCCGGACGAGATCGACCGCATGCTGGTCGAGGTGGATGCCATCCGGGCGGAGCTGGGCCTGGCAGCGGCCGCACCCGCCGCGGAGACGGAAGGGACAGCGGCGAGCGGAGGTGCGGCCGTCGGCCTCCTCGGCGAGGCGTCGACCGGCGAAGCCCCTGACGAGACCGAGGTCGAGATCCGCTTCGCCCGGGACTGCCCCTTTCTCTCCGTCCGCTCCTACCAGGTCCTCCAGGCGGTGCGCGACGCGGGCGGCCGCGTGGTGGCTTCGGAGCCGGACGAGGCGGCCATCGAGGCCGGGCAGGAGTTCGAGCGGCTCCGCCTCCGCTTCCGCGGGGAGAGCGAGGAGGTTCTGCGGGAGATCCGGGCGGTGCCCGACGTGGTCGCGGTGGAGCGGGTGGGCGGCGCAGCGCCGGTCGTGGCGGGGCCGGGTGCGGCTGCGCCCGCGCCTGGCCGGCAGCCCGCCCGCGCGCCGCGCCCCGAGGCGGCGCCGCGGGCGGCCGTGGCGGGCGTCGCCTCCCCGGAGGGGCCGGCCGAGACGCTGCGGGTGGAGGTGGGCCTCCTCGACCAGCTGATGAATCTGATCGGCGAGCTGGTGGTCGACCGGAACCGGCTGGGGGAGGCGGCCAGGCGGCTGGCGGCGGGCGGGGACGACACCTCGCTGGACGAGGTGGTGGAGCACCTGGCGCGGCTGAGCGAGGAGCTCCAGTCCACCGTGACGCGGGCGCGGATGCAGCCGCTCTCCTCGCTCTTCCGCCGCTTCCCGCGCATGATGCGGGAGCTGGCGCGGAGCACGGGCAAGGAGTTCGACTTCGTCATGGAGGGCGAGGCCACGGAACTGGACCGCTCCGTGGCGACGGGGATCGCCGATCCGCTGGTCCACCTGCTCCGGAACGCCGTCGACCACGGGGTGGAGCCGCCGGAAGAGCGGCGGCGGGCGGGGAAGCCGCAGCGGGCGCGGATCGAACTGGCCGCCTGGCGGGAGGAGAACACGATCCGCATCGCCGTCTCCGACGACGGCGCGGGCATCGATCCTGCGGCGCTGCGGCGCAAGGCGGTGGAGAAGGGCTTCCTGACGGCGGAGCAGGCGCGCCAGGTGAGCGACCGCGAGGCGGTGGAGCTGATCTTCCTGCCGGGCTTCTCCACCAGCGGCCGGGTGACCGAGATCTCCGGCCGGGGCGTCGGCATGGACGTGGTTCGGCGGAACGTGGAGCGCATCGGCGGCCAGGTGGAGGTGGAGTCGAAGCCCGGTGAGGGCACCCGCTTCGTCCTCCAGCTGCCGCTGACGGTGGCGATCCTGCGCGCGCTGCTCCTGGAGGTGGACGCGATCCCCGTCGCCATCCCCCTGGGCGCCATCGACGAGGTGGTGGAGGTCCGGCCGGAGCGGGTGGAGCGGGTGGGCGGCGAGGCGGTCCTCCGCTGGCGGGAGCAGGTGCTGCCCCTGGGCTCGCTTCGCGTCGCGCTGGAGGGCGGGTGGCGCTGGGAGGCGGAGGGGCCCCAGCCCGCCGTCGTCGTCCACCACCAGGGGCGGCGCCAGGTCTGGGCGGCCGACCGCCTGCTGGGCGAGCAGGAAGTGGTGGTCAAGGGTCTGGGACGCTGGCTGGACGAGGTGAGGGGGTTGGCGGGAGCGGCGGTGCTGGGCGACGGCAGTGTGGCGCTGGTCCTGGACGTGGGCGGGGTCATGCTGGCGGCCCGGATGGAGGGATGAGCATGGGCATCGACGAGTTCGCGGTCGCGGTCGATGCGGGCCTGCGCCAGGCCGGCTCGGCGCTGTCGGCCATGCTGGGACAGCCGGTGGAGTGCCGCCCGGAGGCGGCCCGGCGCGTCGACGAGGAAGCGGTCCGGACGGCGCTGGGCCACTGGGGGGATCCGGTGGACGCGGTCTGCATCGACGTGGACGGCGGCCCTGGCGGCACGGCGCTGCTCCTCTTCTCGGCCGACTCCTGCCGCGAGCTGATCGGGGCGCTCACCGGGGAGGCGGCGCCGCAGGAGCTGGGCGAGATGGAGCGCTCGGTGCTGGCGGAGGTGGGGAACGTGACCGTCACCTCCTTCCTCAACGTCCTGGGCGAGAAGGCGGGCAGCGTGACGGCCCCGTCGGTGCCGGCGGTGGTGGAGGCGCCGCTGGAGGTGGTGCTGAAGCGGGCGGAGGAGGCGCTGCACGGGGACGGCGAGGCCGGTGGCCCGCCGTGGATCCTCTGCCAGGCCCACTTCGAGGCGGCGGGCCGGCGCGTGCTGGCCCACCTGGCGTACCTGCCCCAGCCGGCCCGGCTGGAGGGTGAGGCCGGATGAGCCGGGTGCTGGTGGTCGACGACTCGCAGTTCGTCCGCATGCGGACGGCCAAGCTCCTGCGCGAGAACGGACACGAGGTGCTGGAGGCGGGCGACGGGCGGGAGGCGGTCGAGCTCTACCAGAGGGAGCGGCCGGACCTGGTCCTCCTGGACATCACCATGCCCCAGATGGACGGTCTCTCCGCCCTCCGCCAGATCCTGTCGGAGGACCCGGGGGCGCGGGTGGTGATGTGCACCGCCCTGGCGCAGAAGGCGACGGTGCTGGAGGCGATCAAGATCGGCGCCAAGGACTTCCTGGTCAAACCCTTTCAGCCGGACCGGCTCCTCCAGTCGGTGGAGCGCTGGGGGAGCCCGCGATGAGGACCGACCCGGAAGAGGCCGGCCGCCGCGAGCCCTTGCCCCCCCGCCAGGAGACGGGAGCCGGCGCGGGACGCCGTCCCGTGCGGGTGATCCTGGTCGACGACTCCCGTTTCTTCCGCGCCCGCGTCCGCCGGGCCCTGGAGGCGACCGGCCGGATCCGGGTGGTCGCCGAGGCGGGCGACGGCGACGAGGCGCTGGAGCGGGCGGCGGACACGGACGCGGACGTCCTCACGCTGGACATCGAGATGCCGCGCATGGACGGCCTGACCGCGCTGGCGCACCTGATGCGCCGGCACCCGCTGCCCGTGGTGATGCTCTCCAGCCGGACCCGGATCGGCGCCGAGGCGACGGTCGAGGCGCTCCGCCTGGGTGCCATCGACTTCGTGGCCAAGCCCGACGGGCTGGAGCCCGACGGCTTCCGGAACATGGTCGAGCAGCTGACCCGGCGGGTCCTCCTGGCGGCCACGGCCGGGCTCTCCCACGCCGCCCCCGCGCGGTCCGACGCCGCCCCGCAGGTGCCGCGACGACGGCTCGCGCCGGGAGGCCTGGCCGAACGCGTGGTGGTGATCGGCGCCTCCACCGGCGGTCCCCAGGCGCTCTACCGGATGATGCCGCTCTGGCCGGCGGAGCTGGACGCCGGCGTCATCCTGGTCCAGCACATGCCGCGCGGCTTCACCCGTTCGCTGGCCGCCGGGCTCGACCGCATCGCCCCCATCGCCGTGCGGGAGGCGGAGGAAGACGAACCGGTCCTCTCCCGGCAGGCGCTGGTGGCGCCGGCCGGTTACCACCTGCGCATCTCCCCTCGGCGCCGCGTCCGCCTGGGCGAGGACCCGCCCCAGCACGGGGTGCGTCCCAGCGTCGACCCGACGCTGGAAAGCGCCGCGGCCGTCTGGGGAGCCGGCCTGGTCAGCGTCATCCTGACCGGCATGGGCGCCGACGGAACCCGGGGCTCGGCGGCGGTGCGGGCGGCGGGCGGTCGCGTCATCGCCCAGTCGGAGGCGACGTGCGTCGTCTACGGCATGCCCAGGTCGGTGGTGACGGCGGGGCTGGCCGACCGGGTCCTGGATCTGGAGGCGATCCCGGCCGCGGTGGCCGAGATGCTGGGGAACGAGAGGTGAGGGTGGGTCTGGATCGGGACGACTCGACGCGCAGCTTCGGCGACAGCGAGTGGTGGGGTTTCGTCAGCGCCTACCGGCGCCTGACCGGCCAGGACCTGAGCGCCTACCGGCGCGAGCAGCTGGAACGGCGGCTGCGCGGCCTGGTGGCGCGCCTGGGCGTGGACGGCCTCGCCGAACTGTTGCGCCGCATGGAGCGTGAGGAAGCGGTCCGGCAGCAGGTGGTCAGCTTCCTGACGATCCACGTCTCGGAGTTCTTCCGCAACCCCGAACAGTTCGAGCGCCTCCGGCGGCACTGGCTGCCCCGGGTCCGGCGGCGCCGGTCGATCGCCCTCTGGTCGGCCGGCTGCTCGAATGGTCCGGAACCATACTCCCTGGCCATCCTTCTGGCGGAGGAAGGGATGCTGGAACGGGCGGAGATCCTGGCCACCGACGTGGACGACGTGGCGCTGGCGCAGGCGGCCTCGGGCGAGTACGAGGAAGAGGGCCTGGCCGGCCTCGACCCGGAGCGGCGGCGGCGCTGGCTGGAGCCCGTCGCGCCGGGACGGTGGCGGCTGCGCCAGGAGATCCGGGAGCGCGTCCGAGTCCGGCATCACGATCTGCTCGTCGATCCTCCCCCCGGCCGTTTCGACCTGATCCTCTGCCGGAACGTCCTCATCTACTTCACGGCCGCGGGCAAGGAGCGTGCCCTGAAGGGCCTGGCGGAGGCGCTGGAGCCGGACGGGTGGCTCCTGCTGGGCAGCACCGAGAGCCTGAACGGGGCGGCGGCGCATGGACTGCGCCCGGTGGGACCCTTCCTGTACGAGGCGGGCGAGACTAAGCTGGGGCTGGACCGGCGAGGGAGGCGGGTCTGACTGTTACGTCTGCCGATCGACCAGGTGGAGGCTCCTGTCACCCTGTTGGAGCCTGTCTATGACGCGCGCGGGAGGCTCCTGGCCGCCCGCGGCGCCTCGCTGGACCGGGCCGGCGCCCTGCGCCTGGGCGACCACGGCGTCCGCCACGTCTACGTGGAGGCGCCGGGACTCGAGGACGTGCGCCCTCATGTCTCCCTCAGCCTCAAGCTGCAACAGCAGGTGCTCGACTGGCTCCACGACCTGGAGGAGCTGGCCGGGTCCGGAGGGCGCGCGGCGCCGTTGGGGCCCGGGCCCTCCCTGGCGCGGGCGATCGTCGAGGAGCTGGCCGGCGGCCAGCGCGGGATCGCGATCTCCGACCCGGACGTCGCCGCCTCTCCGATCTCCCGGCGGGCGCTCCACACCGCCACCGGCGCGGCGATACTCGCCCTCGGCCGGCTGGGCGCCCGCGCCCGCGACGACCTGGTTCTGGCGGCGCTCGTCCATGACGTCGGCCTGGCCCGTTACCCGGCGGACGACCCGCGCCACGTGGAGGTGGCGATGGGCCTGATGGAGCCGCCGCTGGCCTGGCCGGCGCGCACGCGGGCGGCGGTGGCCCAGCACCACGAGCGGGTCGACGGGTCGGGCTTCCCGCGCGGGCTCCGGGGCGAGGCGATCGACCCCGGTGCGAGGCTCCTGGCCGTGATGGACACGTACGTCGACGCCGTGCATCCGTCCCGGGGAGTGGGCATGCCGCCGCACGAGGCGGTGGAGTACGTCTTGGCGGCGGCCGGGTACGATCTGGACGTGGAGGCGGCGTCCGCCTTCGCCGACCTGGTCGTTCCCTATCCGGAGGGAAGCCTGGTCCGCCTGGCGGACGGCCGGCACTGTGTCGTGGTCCGGGCGCCGCAGGGCGTCCACGCCCGGCCGGTCGTCCGGGAGATTCTCTGGAGGGATGGGCGGTGGCAGGGGCTGCCCGAGCGGACGTTCGACCTGGGCGAGCCGGGGCAGCGGACCGTGCTGATCGCAGGCTTCGTGGAGGAGCGGAGGTGAGGCATGGCGACCCCCCGGTCGCAGGAGGCCGGCGGTAGGCGCGGCCGGCCGCTGGTGCGGATCTCGGGCGCCGCTTCGCAGGCCGTCCGGCAGGGGCGCGGCTGGGTCTACCGGGACGAGGTGGTGGAGGTGGACCCCGAGATCCGCCCGGGCCAGGTGGTCCGGGTCGAATCCAGGCGGGGCGGCGAGGTCGGCTGCGGCTTCTACAACCCGCGTTCCAAGCTGGCCGTCCGGATGCTCGATCCGGATCCCATGGCCCGCATCGATGCGGCCTGGTTCCGGGAGCGACTGGAGGAGGCTTGGCGCTACCGGCGGCAGCGGCTCGGCGATCCGGAGGCCTGCCGGGTCGTCTTCGCCGAGGCGGACGGCCTCCCGGGCCTGATCGTCGACCGCTACGGGCCGGTGGTGGTGGTCGGCTTCCTGGCGGCGGGGCTGGAGCCCTTCCGCGAGGTGATCCTGGACCAGCTGGAGACGATGCTGCGGCCCGAGGCGGTGGTGGAGCGGGACGAGGCGGAGGTCCGCCGGCACGAGGGCCTGGCCCCCCGCTCCGGTCTCCTGCGCGGCCGGCTGCCCGAGGAAGTCTGGATCCGGGAGGGAGGGGTCCGCTTCCTCGTCGACGTGCTGGGTGGGCAGAAGACCGGCTGGTTCCTGGACCAGCGCGAGAACCGGCTCCGCGCCGGCGAGCTGGCCGCCGGCCGGACCGTGCTCGACCTCTTCACCCACACGGGCGGCTTCGCCTTGCAGGCGGCGGCGGGCGGGGCGGAGCGCGTGGAGGCGTGGGACGCCTCGGTGCCCGCCCTGGAGCTGGCGCGGGTGCACGCGGAGAGGAACGGGCTGGCGCAGCGGGTCCGCTTCCGGGAGGGGGACGTCTTCCACGTCCTGCGCGAGAAGGTCCAGGCCGGCGCCCGCTACCAGATGATCATCCTGGATCCCCCCGCCTTCGCCCGCCGGGCGGCCGACCTCGACGGCGCCTACCGGGGCTACAGGGAGATCAACCGGCAGGCCATGCGCCTGCTGGAGCCGGGCGGCCTGCTGATCACCTGCAGCTGCTCGCAACCGGTCCGGCCCGAGATGTTCGAGCAGATGCTGGTGGATGCCGCCGCCGACGCGGGCGCGCGCTTCCGGATCCTGGAGCGGCGCGGCGCCTCGCCGGATCATCCGGTCCGGCTGGGCCATCCGCCTTCGGACTACCTGAAGTGCTGGATCCTGGAACGCATGTAGGCTTGGGGTGCGGGGCGGGCCTCCGGGTGATCCGGGTGACGCCCGCCGCGGAGAGGGGAAGGCGACGTGCAGC is from Bacillota bacterium and encodes:
- a CDS encoding methyl-accepting chemotaxis protein, with the translated sequence MLHRLLRVSLAGKILGATAAMAVIVLASSGLGLWTTRQLAAARPGGPWELLGDLWLAAALLVCLVGFAGAWLIVREVVDPVRRVAQAAALLGEQGRLDVRVTGPRAGSAELAGLAGSFNAMADRLAEAVAALAKTASQLGGDARRLAERGRSIAELLQKGLAGFEAVDRGSEAQRLAGEQMSHALAELRQAIEQVAGGAADQARGTQELHVLLNRMAARVSEIRHAADELDRAYGRIASDAARGRSDLESSHAGMETLRAAVLATAERVEALGNASQEIGRIVESITEIADQTNLLALNAAIEAARAGEHGRGFAVVASEIRHLAERSGEASRDIARRVEALRSETDAVVAAMRASSEQVNSGSTEIERTLETLAGIFEQVQRVKEPIGAIAGSAQGADDDAQQAVRAMEGVAGVAEENAAAAEQMAASSRQVQEAVEQTGRLVDETVERVAALRDLLTRAGEAVEETEGMTARMEQLASRLTGVVGRYRWAGREGEAA
- a CDS encoding HD domain-containing phosphohydrolase → MEPVYDARGRLLAARGASLDRAGALRLGDHGVRHVYVEAPGLEDVRPHVSLSLKLQQQVLDWLHDLEELAGSGGRAAPLGPGPSLARAIVEELAGGQRGIAISDPDVAASPISRRALHTATGAAILALGRLGARARDDLVLAALVHDVGLARYPADDPRHVEVAMGLMEPPLAWPARTRAAVAQHHERVDGSGFPRGLRGEAIDPGARLLAVMDTYVDAVHPSRGVGMPPHEAVEYVLAAAGYDLDVEAASAFADLVVPYPEGSLVRLADGRHCVVVRAPQGVHARPVVREILWRDGRWQGLPERTFDLGEPGQRTVLIAGFVEERR
- a CDS encoding chemotaxis protein CheA yields the protein MGVRGLQLPGLSEEESRLFLEEAEELLEALEEGLVGLAGGTPSPEQVQSLFRAAHTLKGNAGAAGLDGVAGRAHALESRLEPLRHGAAAPGPDEIDRMLVEVDAIRAELGLAAAAPAAETEGTAASGGAAVGLLGEASTGEAPDETEVEIRFARDCPFLSVRSYQVLQAVRDAGGRVVASEPDEAAIEAGQEFERLRLRFRGESEEVLREIRAVPDVVAVERVGGAAPVVAGPGAAAPAPGRQPARAPRPEAAPRAAVAGVASPEGPAETLRVEVGLLDQLMNLIGELVVDRNRLGEAARRLAAGGDDTSLDEVVEHLARLSEELQSTVTRARMQPLSSLFRRFPRMMRELARSTGKEFDFVMEGEATELDRSVATGIADPLVHLLRNAVDHGVEPPEERRRAGKPQRARIELAAWREENTIRIAVSDDGAGIDPAALRRKAVEKGFLTAEQARQVSDREAVELIFLPGFSTSGRVTEISGRGVGMDVVRRNVERIGGQVEVESKPGEGTRFVLQLPLTVAILRALLLEVDAIPVAIPLGAIDEVVEVRPERVERVGGEAVLRWREQVLPLGSLRVALEGGWRWEAEGPQPAVVVHHQGRRQVWAADRLLGEQEVVVKGLGRWLDEVRGLAGAAVLGDGSVALVLDVGGVMLAARMEG
- a CDS encoding response regulator produces the protein MSRVLVVDDSQFVRMRTAKLLRENGHEVLEAGDGREAVELYQRERPDLVLLDITMPQMDGLSALRQILSEDPGARVVMCTALAQKATVLEAIKIGAKDFLVKPFQPDRLLQSVERWGSPR
- a CDS encoding class I SAM-dependent rRNA methyltransferase, which encodes MATPRSQEAGGRRGRPLVRISGAASQAVRQGRGWVYRDEVVEVDPEIRPGQVVRVESRRGGEVGCGFYNPRSKLAVRMLDPDPMARIDAAWFRERLEEAWRYRRQRLGDPEACRVVFAEADGLPGLIVDRYGPVVVVGFLAAGLEPFREVILDQLETMLRPEAVVERDEAEVRRHEGLAPRSGLLRGRLPEEVWIREGGVRFLVDVLGGQKTGWFLDQRENRLRAGELAAGRTVLDLFTHTGGFALQAAAGGAERVEAWDASVPALELARVHAERNGLAQRVRFREGDVFHVLREKVQAGARYQMIILDPPAFARRAADLDGAYRGYREINRQAMRLLEPGGLLITCSCSQPVRPEMFEQMLVDAAADAGARFRILERRGASPDHPVRLGHPPSDYLKCWILERM
- a CDS encoding chemotaxis response regulator protein-glutamate methylesterase codes for the protein MRTDPEEAGRREPLPPRQETGAGAGRRPVRVILVDDSRFFRARVRRALEATGRIRVVAEAGDGDEALERAADTDADVLTLDIEMPRMDGLTALAHLMRRHPLPVVMLSSRTRIGAEATVEALRLGAIDFVAKPDGLEPDGFRNMVEQLTRRVLLAATAGLSHAAPARSDAAPQVPRRRLAPGGLAERVVVIGASTGGPQALYRMMPLWPAELDAGVILVQHMPRGFTRSLAAGLDRIAPIAVREAEEDEPVLSRQALVAPAGYHLRISPRRRVRLGEDPPQHGVRPSVDPTLESAAAVWGAGLVSVILTGMGADGTRGSAAVRAAGGRVIAQSEATCVVYGMPRSVVTAGLADRVLDLEAIPAAVAEMLGNER
- a CDS encoding protein-glutamate O-methyltransferase CheR, encoding MGLDRDDSTRSFGDSEWWGFVSAYRRLTGQDLSAYRREQLERRLRGLVARLGVDGLAELLRRMEREEAVRQQVVSFLTIHVSEFFRNPEQFERLRRHWLPRVRRRRSIALWSAGCSNGPEPYSLAILLAEEGMLERAEILATDVDDVALAQAASGEYEEEGLAGLDPERRRRWLEPVAPGRWRLRQEIRERVRVRHHDLLVDPPPGRFDLILCRNVLIYFTAAGKERALKGLAEALEPDGWLLLGSTESLNGAAAHGLRPVGPFLYEAGETKLGLDRRGRRV
- a CDS encoding chemotaxis protein CheW; the encoded protein is MSQPETEAGRAAEGRQVVVLELDGQAYGADIGSVREVLAFQPVTRVPQAPSFVLGVINLRGRIIPVIDLRRRLGLAAAEPGPLSRIVVVEDGDELIGMLVDGVSEVLQVPADRIDPPGELVRGEDASFLRGVARLEDRLIIFLALERVLDAHQRSAAVSAARPGA